One genomic segment of Hordeum vulgare subsp. vulgare chromosome 2H, MorexV3_pseudomolecules_assembly, whole genome shotgun sequence includes these proteins:
- the LOC123425808 gene encoding beta-amylase-like, with the protein MHTMLATTPSSSRVKVQPWGRRATSPALLPPAATGRILVDPGRTLPSPPPLRAVASESAQTSRAPQPQPPPLDVNEEKMLANYVPVFVMLPLGAITAENKVEDAECLRAQLRRLREAGVDGVMADVWWGIVEGAGPARYEWRAYRELFRLAQEEGLKLQVIMSFHACGGNIGDAVNIPIPAWVRDVGEADPDVYYTSPGGARNQEYLTIGVDDRPLFHGRTAIQLYADFMESFRENMADFLESGLIVDIEVGLGPAGELRYPSYPESQGWAFPGIGQFQCYDKYLEEDFRAAATDAGHPEWELPDDAGEYNDGPDDTRFFTADGAGATYLTEKGRFFLAWYSGKLIEHGDRILDEANRVFLGCTVKLAAKVSGIHWWYRHPSHAAELTAGYYNLDGRDGYRPIARMLARHDGAVLNFTCAEMRNSEQAEEAMSAPEELVQQVLSAGWREGIDVACENALPRYDRRAYNQMLKNARPNGVDLGGGVPARRVAAVTYLRLTDELLAGNKYRAFKTFVRKMHADQEYCPDPAQYHRPLKPLERSRAAVPMDRLLDATSQEEPYPFDPETDMSVGGDLAGLIDWVFDKIEWIFS; encoded by the exons ATGCACACCATGCTCgcgaccacgccgtcgtcgtcGAGGGTCAAGGTACAGCCATGGGGGAGAAGAGCGACATCACCTGCTCTTCTTCCACCGGCGGCCACCGGCCGGATCCTCGTCGATCCCGGGAGGACgcttccctcccctcctcctctacgaGCTGTCGCATCCGAGAGTGCGCAGACCTCTCGTGCACCACAGCCACAG CCTCCGCCATTGGATGTGAACGAGGAGAAGATGCTAGCCAACTACGTCCCGGTGTTCGTCATGCTCCCC CTAGGTGCGATCACCGCTGAGAACAAGGTGGAGGACGCGGAGTGTCTGAGGGCGCAGCTGCGGCGGCTGAGGGAGGCCGGCGTGGACGGCGTCATGGCGGACGTGTGGTGGGGCATCGTGGAGGGCGCCGGGCCGGCGCGGTACGAGTGGCGCGCGTACAGGGAGCTCTTCCGGCTGGCGCAGGAGGAAGGCCTGAAGCTGCAGGTCATCATGTCGTTCCACGCGTGCGGCGGCAACATCGGCGACGCCGTGAACATCCCGATACCGGCGTGGGTCCGCGACGTCGGCGAGGCGGACCCGGACGTGTACTACACTAGCCCCGGCGGGGCCAGGAACCAGGAGTACCTCACCATCGGTGTGGACGATCGGCCCTTGTTCCACGGCAGAACCGCCATCCAG CTCTACGCCGATTTCATGGAGAGCTTCAGAGAGAACATGGCGGATTTCTTGGAGTCCGGCCTGATCGTGGACATAGAGGTTGGGCTTGGCCCTGCCGGCGAGCTGAGGTACCCGTCCTACCCGGAGAGCCAGGGGTGGGCGTTCCCCGGCATCGGGCAGTTCCAA TGCTACGACAAGTACCTAGAGGAGGATTTCAGAGCGGCAGCGACGGATGCCGGACACCCGGAGTGGGAGCTCCCTGACGACGCCGGGGAATACAACGACGGCCCCGACGACACGCGGTTCTTCACGGCCGACGGCGCCGGCGCGACGTACCTCACCGAGAAGGGGAGGTTCTTCCTCGCATGGTACTCCGGCAAGCTGATCGAGCACGGCGACAGGATATTGGACGAAGCCAACAGGGTCTTCCTGGGCTGCACCGTCAAGCTCGCCGCAAAG GTGTCGGGGATACACTGGTGGTACAGGCACCCGAGCCACGCCGCGGAGCTCACCGCCGGGTACTACAACCTGGACGGCCGGGACGGCTACCGGCCGATTGCGCGCATGCTGGCGCGGCACGACGGCGCCGTCCTCAACTTCACATGCGCGGAGATGCGGAACTCGGAGCAGGCCGAGGAGGCCATGAGCGCCCCGGAGGAGCTCGTTCAGCAGGTGCTGAGCGCCGGGTGGAGAGAGGGGATCGATGTGGCGTGCGAGAACGCGCTGCCCAGGTACGACCGGCGGGCGTACAACCAGATGCTGAAGAACGCGCGGCCCAACGGCGTCGACCTCGGCGGCGGCGTCCCGGCGCGCCGGGTCGCCGCGGTCACGTACCTCAGGCTCACGGACGAGCTCCTCGCCGGGAACAAGTACCGGGCCTTCAAGACGTTCGTCAGGAAAATGCACGCCGATCAG GAATACTGTCCCGACCCAGCCCAGTACCACCGGCCCCTGAAGCCTCTGGAGCGGTCGAGGGCGGCGGTACCCATGGACCGGCTGCTGGACGCGACGTCGCAGGAGGAGCCGTACCCGTTCGATCCCGAGACGGACATGAGCGTCGGCGGCGACCTCGCGGGGCTCATCGACTGGGTGTTCGACAAGATCGAATGGATATTCAGTTGA